The Streptomyces sp. NBC_00659 genomic interval ACAGGCCCCGTCCGCCGATCTGGTCGGGACGCACGGGATGCCGGCCAGCCAGGGGATCGCTGAGCCGGCCCTCGTCCTGCGCCTCGCACACGATCTGCTCGCTCTCCGCCCAGATCCTCAGGGTCCCCGAACCACCCCCGTGCACCACACTGTTGGTCGTCAGCTCCGCGACGACGAGGTTCAGGTCGTGCAGCCGGGCCGCTGTCATCCCCCGGCCCCGGGCCTCGGCGAGGGCGAAGTCACGGGCGACGGGCAGGAGTTCGGCGTCGAAACGGACCGCCGCCGCTCCCGGGGGGTGGCGCAGCGCCTGGTTGAAGCGCGTCAGCACCCCGTCCGGGTCGTAGGCCGGGCTGACGCTCTGCCGGCCGGAACTGATCACGACCGGGTGTGTGGCGTGGGCGTCGGCGATCACGTCCGGGGAGAGGGCGCGCCCGTCGTACGGGCACAGGATCGTCACGTCGCGTCCCGCGAACGCCCGGTTGATCAGGGCTTCGTGCTGGACGCAGGCCGGGTACTCCACCGCCGTACGGCCGTGCCAGACGGGCTCGCCGATGATCCGTACGTGGACGTCCTGATGGGCGTCGGC includes:
- a CDS encoding anti-sigma factor RsbA family regulatory protein, whose translation is MTTAALRDDPFVHPALVYDDDREYVEGTTRFVSDGVAAGEPVAVAVPAPRLELIRGALGPLGAGVRWIDMTRAGLNPGRIIPSVLRAFADAHQDVHVRIIGEPVWHGRTAVEYPACVQHEALINRAFAGRDVTILCPYDGRALSPDVIADAHATHPVVISSGRQSVSPAYDPDGVLTRFNQALRHPPGAAAVRFDAELLPVARDFALAEARGRGMTAARLHDLNLVVAELTTNSVVHGGGSGTLRIWAESEQIVCEAQDEGRLSDPLAGRHPVRPDQIGGRGLFLVHFLSDLVRVHTDASGTTVRSYIGRD